A window of Flavobacteriales bacterium genomic DNA:
TGTTCAGTCCATCGCGGTTGGTGATGGTGAATGTGAAAGCATGCGTATTGCCCGAAACGGTATCGGTGTTGGTAAATGTGTAATCATGGTCATAGCTGGTAGCTTCAAGGTCTTCCGTATAAACCGTTGTGGTCGATCCACCGTTCACCGATTCGGAAACATTGAAACGGATGATCGGATCCTTGGCCTTCTCGGTTTCCGCTTCAACGCCAATGGTTATTGTGTCGTTTGCAGCCATGGTGCCATCCTGGTATGTGTAACCTGCGGTGGATTTGAACGAGATGTGCAGTTCATCGCCCTCATCCTCTTTATCGCAAGAGACAAGCACAGAAGCCATAAGCATTACTGCAAACATGGTTTTGAAAATTGAATTGATCGCTTTCATTTTTTGATTGTTGTTAAATGGTTTTTGAATTTGATTTTAAGATTGATAGACACGTCCCAACCGATGTTGAGCGTGCCGTAAAGTTTGAGCCGTGACAGGTGGTCGTAGTAGGCCTGATTCGTCAGGTTGTTTCCCACCAGATTCAACTCATAGTTGACCTTCTCACCGATATATTCGGCTCCGAAGCCCGCATTGAGCAATTGGTAGCTTGGTGTGGACTTTTCGGTGGAGTAGGTCAGGTATTGCCGCAGCACGAGGTCGGTATTCACAAAGCCTCGGAACGACCACCTCGCATTGTATTGGCGACTGTAAGCCACTTCGGGCCGCACCTTCTGCGCTGGCATCCAAGGAAGGAACTCCCCATTGTTCAACTTCCCAACAAGCCCCGAATAACTGGCCGAAATGCGCAGTCCTTTTGTCTGCGGTGGTGTAATGGAAATGGAAGCCTCACCACCGTAGAGATCCGCATCGTGCTGGCGGAACCGATACACGGGAAATCCGAACCATTCCTCATCGGTCGGATCCAAGAAGATGTACCCGAAGAAATGGTTGTAGAAACCCGAAACACTTGCCTGAACCCACTTGGAGGTGAACGCAACCTGCGCATCGCCATTGATGTTCTGCTCGTTCTTCATGTTCGGGTCACCGATCTCGTACGTGTAAACACCTTCGTGCAGGCCGTTGGAGGAAAGCTCCGCCAAATTGGGTGCCCGCACACCGCTGGCAGCGTTCAGCTTCAAGTTCCAATGGCTGTTGGGCGAGTAGCTGATGCCGACCAGACCATTTCCAAACTCGCGCGTCTGCGCAAACGGATGAATGTCTTTCTCAGCCGAATTGACCGTTGGAGTCAGCAACGTTTTGATGTAGCGGATGCCGCCTCCTGCACCGTATTCCACCATGAAACGGTTAAAGCGATGCTTTAAGTAAACCGACACAACGCTTTCCACCATCCACGCGTCAGGCACGATCTTGCGCCTGCCGTAATTGGTGTTGTTCTCCATGCTGGAAAGATTGGCCACCACCAGTTGCGTTCGGTTGCTGAGCTGCTTCAGCCACTTCACCGAATTCTGCACGGTGAGCAGATGCATTTCCAAACTCAGTTCGCCCCCGCCTTCATCCTCCGAACGGAAGTTCGATTGAAAACCCGTGTTCAAGCGAAGCAATGAATTCTTCAGTCGGATGTCGTTGGCGGATGAGAATACATTCAGCATGACGATGTGGTGCGGCCCCGACATCTTGCGGCTCCATCGCGCATCTTTCTCCATGAAATGAAGGATGTCGTTGAAGATGAAACCGAAGTTGTTGTACGAGAAATGGTAATGGTTCACCGATTTCCAGTTCTTCCGCTCAAACCCGAAAGACGCCTTCAGGTAATAGCCATCGTAGCGGCTGTTCAGTACACGCGTTCCGTTTCCATCCGAATAATCCGCGTGATTGTCCACGCCCACACGAAAGCGGAACCACTTGTTGCCGAAATTGGCTTTCGTTCCGACCTGAAACGTTCCTCCCAACGTATTGGAATGGAACTCTACGCCAAGGTCCGTTTCCCACATTCCCACCTTGGGAGGCTGCTCTTCGATGATGTTGATGACACCACCCACGGCATCCGTTCCATAGAGAATGCTCAACGGACCTTTGATCACTTCCACCTTTGAAATGCCCAAATCGGAAAGACCGAGACCGTGCTCATCCTGCCATTGCTGGTTGTCGAACCGCAGGCCTGAGAACAGCACAAGTAGGCGATTGCCATACAGTCCGCGTACCACAGGTTTGGAAACACCCAAACCCGTGCTGAACTGCGAAATGCCAGGCACGCGCGCCAGCGCATCGGTGAGATTGAACGAGCCTTGTCGTGCAATCTGGCGTATGTTGAGTGGCTCTATCGGAATGCTGGTTTCCAACGCATCTTCATCGGCATATGCCGAGACCAGAACTTCATCCAGCGGGTTGGCCGAGGCTGAGAGTTGAACCTTCGGATGTTCCGTCAGTTCGGTGTAACTCAGTTCGAGTGGCCTGTAACCCACCATGCGAATAATGATCTCTGCTACGCCTCTGAAAGCCGACACATCTGCATTTCCGTTCACATCTGTTACGGCCAGCCTCTTTGGTTCTTCGCTCGAAATGGTAGCGTAACCCAAAGGTTGGCCCGAAAGACTGTCCTGAACGGTGATGGTCTGTGCCTGCGCATTCGCCAACATGCCCAACAGGAACCACAGTATCAGAATTCTGAACATGTGATCGGTTTATTGGAACAAATTGAGGTGTTCTCAGAAAAAGAACGCGGCTTGACCGATCAGGCTTCGGGTGGGGGCGAAGGAGGGGAGATGTTCCAAGCTGAATGACCTTTCGCGTTCCGCATTGTAAAGGTTGCAACTGGAGTTTCAGTCATTCGCCAAGAAGATGGCTCTGAAAAGAACAACATCTGTGTAAAATGTGTGAAGTGGCTTTCTCGCTCTTGACGGCTTTTGTCCGTGCCAAGTGCCAACACTGTGAGTTGATTCAGCTGCTTGCTGAGATGAGTTTCCTCATTGTCCCACCAACAGCGATAGACAATGCTGTCACCGACAGAAACGACCGAAACCACGTCATACATTTCGCCATCGAACTCAAACTCCTTTTCATCCTTCCACCTGAGTTTCCTCTCTACCTCAGCCTTGGAAAATTTGAGTGACACAAGATCATCTTTCCAAATCCCTTCGACCAATCGGTGTTTCACTTGGCTGCGAACCACCGCCTTGCGAACATGCAGCCATCCTTGCATGCCCACAAACGGGGCAACCAGAACAAGGATCATTGAATATGCAAGAATGGTGCGCTTCAAGAAAACAAGTGAGTTTACGTTGTACAATAGTACCGCCTCTGAGGCGGATTTTCCAAATGACCCGACAAACTTTTCGAATGGAACGCACCCAATATTTTGAAAGCTTTGGCGTTCATCATCGCGTAATCGAAAAAACTATCTTTGCGGCCATGTTGAAAAAGGCCTTTCCAGCCCTTCTTGTCATTACTTCCGTTTTCCTGTTTTCTGGATGCAGTAAGTATCAGAAAATTCTGAAAAGCAACGATTTCGAACAGAAGTTCGAGATGGCCAAGATGTACTATGACAATGGCAAGTACCAGAAGGCTTTCCCATTGTTCGAGGAGCTGATCACGGTTTTCCGTGGAACCAGCAAGGCCGAGGACGTTTATTATTACTACGCATACTGCAATTACCAAGTGGGCGATTACATGCTGGCGGGGTATCATTTCGACAACTTTATTCGCACATTTCCGCGAAGCAGCAGGGCAGAGGATGCGCAGTTCATGAACGCCAAATGTTACTTCTTGGATTCTGCCGACCCGACACTCGACCAAGCAAGTACGCACAAGGCCATTGATGAACTTCAGTTGTTCATCAACAAATACCCTGAAAGCCCGAAAGTGGATGAGTGCAACGACCTGATGGACCGACTGCGCTTTAAACTGGAGACGAAGAGCTTCAACGGAGCCAAACTCTATTATCGCGTGGGTGAATATAAAGCTGCTATCTTTGCGCTCCGAAATACGCTCACGGACTATCCAGATACGAAGTACCGAGAGGAGATCAGTTTTATGATACTGCGTTCGAGTTATCTGCTGGCTGACAATAGTGTGGAGGAGAAGAAACTGGAGCGATTTGAACAGACATTGACCGAATGCAATGAATTCATTGAGCGGTTCCCACGATCGAAAGATGTGAGTTCTGCCAAGAGCATCAAAGAAGATTGTAAACAAGAACTTGAAAAGTTAAAAACCCTGTAAAATGGAATACAAGAACACCAAGGCAGAGCGCGATACCATTACCCGTGACATGCGTCAGTTCGAAGAAGGAACTGATAACGTGTATGAGACCATCGCCATCCTTGCAAAGCGTGCAAATCAGGTAGGTACGGACATCAAAGAGGAACTGAACGCCAAATTGGCTGAGTTCGCCACCACTTCCGACAACTTGGAGGAGATCTTTGAAAACCGCGAACAGATTGAGATCTCCAAGTTCTACGAAGGACTTCCTAAGCCTGTGGCCATTGCCGTTGAGGAGTATCTGAAAGGAAAGGTTTACTTCCGCAACCCTGCAAGAGAGGAAGGCGAAGCAGTTGAAACAGAACAGGCCGAAGCCTGATTCTTACCAGATAAGCATTGAAAAACCCGACTGAGTTCGGGTTTTCATGTATATTGGAACATGCAAGGCAAGAAAATACTGATCGGAGTTACAGGCGGCATTGCTGCTTTCAAAACACCTTTGTTGGTGCGTCTGATCGTGAAGGCAGGTGCAGAGGTGAAGGTGGTGGCTACCGATGCGGCTTTTGACTTTGTAACGCCATTGACGCTTTCCACCGTTTCTAAGAATCCTGTTCTGAGTTCGCTTTCCAATGCCGAAGGCAATTGGAACAACCATGTGGAACTTGGACTTTGGGCCGATGTATTTGTAATTGCTCCCGCTACGGCCAACACCATCGGGAAAATGGCCAACGGCATCTGCGATAATCTTCTACTGGCCACATATCTTTCTGCAAGATGCCCTGTTGTGGTTGCCCCGGCCATGGACCTTGATATGCTTCAGCATCCAGCAGTAAAAAAGAACATGGCAACCATTGCCGATTTCGGTAACCGCATCATTGAGCCGACCGAAGGAGAATTGGCCAGTGGCCTCGAAGGCAAAGGCAGAATGGCCGAACCTGAACAGATCTTTCAATTTGTGAAGGAATTGCTGCATGCCTGAACTGCGCGGAAAAAAGGTGCTTATCACCGCAGGCCCAACCTATGAGGCCATCGATCCTGTTCGGTTTATCGGCAATCATTCGTCTGGAAAAATGGGAATTGCCATTGCTGAAGTTGCTGCTGAAAATGGGGCAGA
This region includes:
- a CDS encoding TonB-dependent receptor, with the translated sequence MFRILILWFLLGMLANAQAQTITVQDSLSGQPLGYATISSEEPKRLAVTDVNGNADVSAFRGVAEIIIRMVGYRPLELSYTELTEHPKVQLSASANPLDEVLVSAYADEDALETSIPIEPLNIRQIARQGSFNLTDALARVPGISQFSTGLGVSKPVVRGLYGNRLLVLFSGLRFDNQQWQDEHGLGLSDLGISKVEVIKGPLSILYGTDAVGGVINIIEEQPPKVGMWETDLGVEFHSNTLGGTFQVGTKANFGNKWFRFRVGVDNHADYSDGNGTRVLNSRYDGYYLKASFGFERKNWKSVNHYHFSYNNFGFIFNDILHFMEKDARWSRKMSGPHHIVMLNVFSSANDIRLKNSLLRLNTGFQSNFRSEDEGGGELSLEMHLLTVQNSVKWLKQLSNRTQLVVANLSSMENNTNYGRRKIVPDAWMVESVVSVYLKHRFNRFMVEYGAGGGIRYIKTLLTPTVNSAEKDIHPFAQTREFGNGLVGISYSPNSHWNLKLNAASGVRAPNLAELSSNGLHEGVYTYEIGDPNMKNEQNINGDAQVAFTSKWVQASVSGFYNHFFGYIFLDPTDEEWFGFPVYRFRQHDADLYGGEASISITPPQTKGLRISASYSGLVGKLNNGEFLPWMPAQKVRPEVAYSRQYNARWSFRGFVNTDLVLRQYLTYSTEKSTPSYQLLNAGFGAEYIGEKVNYELNLVGNNLTNQAYYDHLSRLKLYGTLNIGWDVSINLKIKFKNHLTTIKK
- the bamD gene encoding outer membrane protein assembly factor BamD, coding for MQEWCASRKQVSLRCTIVPPLRRIFQMTRQTFRMERTQYFESFGVHHRVIEKTIFAAMLKKAFPALLVITSVFLFSGCSKYQKILKSNDFEQKFEMAKMYYDNGKYQKAFPLFEELITVFRGTSKAEDVYYYYAYCNYQVGDYMLAGYHFDNFIRTFPRSSRAEDAQFMNAKCYFLDSADPTLDQASTHKAIDELQLFINKYPESPKVDECNDLMDRLRFKLETKSFNGAKLYYRVGEYKAAIFALRNTLTDYPDTKYREEISFMILRSSYLLADNSVEEKKLERFEQTLTECNEFIERFPRSKDVSSAKSIKEDCKQELEKLKTL
- a CDS encoding RNA polymerase Rpb6 translates to MEYKNTKAERDTITRDMRQFEEGTDNVYETIAILAKRANQVGTDIKEELNAKLAEFATTSDNLEEIFENREQIEISKFYEGLPKPVAIAVEEYLKGKVYFRNPAREEGEAVETEQAEA